From one Salmo salar chromosome ssa09, Ssal_v3.1, whole genome shotgun sequence genomic stretch:
- the rnf4 gene encoding E3 ubiquitin-protein ligase RNF4 isoform X2: MSSTTQRKRRTGAPSSSRRTAKSSRVTTTVPLRAAAAAETIAVLESSRTSSEEVVDLTCEGSEPTVVDLTNNDSVVVVDEGLRGRRGVRGESYVLSSDEEGDANGSLSADLLSSLQASSRARSTPGTVSCPVCMDSYAEIIESGRLVVSTKCGHLFCSQCLRDSLSRSHTCPTCRKKLTHRQYHPIYI; this comes from the exons ATGAGCAGTACA acacagaggaagagaaggactGGAGCCCCCTCAAGTTCCAGACGCACAGCCAAGAGTAGCAGAGTCACCACCACTGTGCCACTTcgtgcagctgctgctgctgagacCATTGCTGTGCTGGAGAGCAGTAGGACTAGCA GTGAGGAGGTGGTGGACTTGACATGTGAAGGTTCTGAGCCGACTGTGGTTGACTTGACCAACAATGATTCTGTGGTG GTTGTCGATGAAG GGCTTCGGGGCAGACGTGGAGTTCGCGGTGAGAGTTACGTGCTGAGCAGTGATGAGGAGGGGGATGCCAATGGGAGCCTCAGTGCTGACCTCCTATCTTCTCTACaggccagcagtagagccag GTCTACGCCAGGTACAGTCAGCTGCCCAGTGTGTATGGACTCCTATGCTGAG ATCATTGAAAGTGGCAGACTAGTGGTCTCCACAAAATGTGGTCACCTTTTCTGCAGTCAGTGCCTCCGCGACTCACTGTCGAGATCCCACACTTGCCCAACCTGCAGAAAGAAACTGACCCACAGGCAATACCACCCCATATACATCTGA
- the rnf4 gene encoding E3 ubiquitin-protein ligase RNF4 isoform X1, translating to MITLQDLQFHFHLSKGVWFLRSCTLSQTQRKRRTGAPSSSRRTAKSSRVTTTVPLRAAAAAETIAVLESSRTSSEEVVDLTCEGSEPTVVDLTNNDSVVVVDEGLRGRRGVRGESYVLSSDEEGDANGSLSADLLSSLQASSRARSTPGTVSCPVCMDSYAEIIESGRLVVSTKCGHLFCSQCLRDSLSRSHTCPTCRKKLTHRQYHPIYI from the exons ATGATAACCCTCCAAGACCTTCAGTTTCATTTTCACTTAAGCAAAGGGGTCTGGTTTCTAAGAAGCTGTACTTTGTcacagacacagaggaagagaaggactGGAGCCCCCTCAAGTTCCAGACGCACAGCCAAGAGTAGCAGAGTCACCACCACTGTGCCACTTcgtgcagctgctgctgctgagacCATTGCTGTGCTGGAGAGCAGTAGGACTAGCA GTGAGGAGGTGGTGGACTTGACATGTGAAGGTTCTGAGCCGACTGTGGTTGACTTGACCAACAATGATTCTGTGGTG GTTGTCGATGAAG GGCTTCGGGGCAGACGTGGAGTTCGCGGTGAGAGTTACGTGCTGAGCAGTGATGAGGAGGGGGATGCCAATGGGAGCCTCAGTGCTGACCTCCTATCTTCTCTACaggccagcagtagagccag GTCTACGCCAGGTACAGTCAGCTGCCCAGTGTGTATGGACTCCTATGCTGAG ATCATTGAAAGTGGCAGACTAGTGGTCTCCACAAAATGTGGTCACCTTTTCTGCAGTCAGTGCCTCCGCGACTCACTGTCGAGATCCCACACTTGCCCAACCTGCAGAAAGAAACTGACCCACAGGCAATACCACCCCATATACATCTGA